From the Aquirufa lenticrescens genome, the window TAGTAAGATCAAAGTCGTGGGCAAAAAAGAGATCATCTCGGGGCCTTTTCACTTTGAGTTAAATGACATTCCTTTGCCTATTGGCTTGCCTTTTGGATTCTTCCCTTATTCCCAGCCAAAAGAGGCCGGAAAATCAGGAATCATTATGCCCACTTATGGCGAGGAGCCGAATGGACGCGGTTTCTATTTGCGAGAAGGCGGGTATTATTGGGCGGCGAGTGAAAACATTGGGATTCGTTTTACCGGCCAAATCTACTCTAAAGGTGGCTGGGGTCTAGGTGCAAATTCACAGTACAATAAACGCTATCGCTACACGGGGAGCTTTAATTTAGCCTTTAATCGCAACAGCAATGGCGATGAATTTGATCCTACGAAAAGAACCGATTTCGCCTTGCAATGGTCGCATTCCCCCCGCAGTGTGGGCAACTCTAGTTTCTCGGCGTCCGTAAACATCGCATCGAATTCGTATAACCAATACAACTCTTTCAATACGCAGCAATACTTGTCTAATACGATTGGATCGTCCGTGCAGTATTCACGCAATTTTGGCCAAACAGTCCGCACCAGTATCAACTTACGGATTAACCAAAACACGAGTACACGCGTTTTTGATGCGGGAACAGACTTTAACTTTGGTCTAAACCAAATACAACCTTTCAAAAAGAAAAACTCGCTGGGTGATCGCTTCATCGATCAATTCCGTATTGGTTTGGACTTCTCTGGAGGTATTTCAATGACCAACCAAGTGGGCGATCCATACACGCGTTATGAGTTCGATGTGTATCCAAGGTCGTCTAATTCCTTGCGTGGAACGATTCAGAAGCCTTTTATTCCAATAGGAGCAGATGACGTACCTGCCGGAGTTATACCGGTGGATGCCAGCACGCTGCCAATTTTATGGGAGAAAGCACAGACGAAATTCAATTACAGCATTCCGTTAGCTTTGCCTAATTTGAAGCTTACGAAGCACATTAACCTAACGCCTGGTGTTTCTTGGTCTGGTAATATGTACACCCGTTCCTACAAGTACACCTACGTGGCGGCGGATTCAACGGTACGCATCGATACGGTGGGCGGCTTGCCTAAATTCAATTCTCAGATCGCTTTTTCAGCTAGTATGAATACGCGTTTATTTGGGACCTTGCGTTTCAAAAAAGGACGATTAGAGGCCATTCGCCATACGTTAGTACCTTCAGTTAGCTTGAGCTATACGCCGGATTATTCGGATCCGAGTTTTGGGTATTACCAAGATGTCAGAATCAACAACCGGAAATTCATCAATGCGGAGGGGAAAGAACAAATCGGTGATATTCGCCGCATCAGCACCTTCGACCCTCGCACCATGAGTTATGGGGGAGCCTCTGGGGCGATTTCTTTTGGCTTCCAAAATACCCTCGAAGCCAAGTTGAAGACGAAATCAGATACCGCCAGCGTGCTGACAGAGAAGGTCCGCATCTTAGATAACTTTGGCCTAAACGGAAGTTATAATTTACTGGCCAAGGAATATGCCCTATCAAATATCGGATTCAACCTGGCGTCACGTGTGAAAGATTTTGATATCAATATGGGTGGTAGCTTTGACCCCTATTTGTATGTGGCCGATCCGCTATTCTTTGACATCGGACGCAGAACGCCAGACTATATGTTTAGCCAAGGGGC encodes:
- a CDS encoding putative LPS assembly protein LptD; protein product: MVKKSTYYLFITLLVLFASLIEVKAQRVISTDTLQKSIPKDTAADLETTVFYSAVDSTILDADKQVVNLYGGAKVKYGEISLEANYIRLDWAKNEVYAIGTKDTLTQKMIGLPVFLQGSDKYDSDEIRYNFKTKRAVIKGIVTQQGEGFVQGKNVKKDEEENLYIRNAIYTTCNLTHPHFHIKASKIKVVGKKEIISGPFHFELNDIPLPIGLPFGFFPYSQPKEAGKSGIIMPTYGEEPNGRGFYLREGGYYWAASENIGIRFTGQIYSKGGWGLGANSQYNKRYRYTGSFNLAFNRNSNGDEFDPTKRTDFALQWSHSPRSVGNSSFSASVNIASNSYNQYNSFNTQQYLSNTIGSSVQYSRNFGQTVRTSINLRINQNTSTRVFDAGTDFNFGLNQIQPFKKKNSLGDRFIDQFRIGLDFSGGISMTNQVGDPYTRYEFDVYPRSSNSLRGTIQKPFIPIGADDVPAGVIPVDASTLPILWEKAQTKFNYSIPLALPNLKLTKHINLTPGVSWSGNMYTRSYKYTYVAADSTVRIDTVGGLPKFNSQIAFSASMNTRLFGTLRFKKGRLEAIRHTLVPSVSLSYTPDYSDPSFGYYQDVRINNRKFINAEGKEQIGDIRRISTFDPRTMSYGGASGAISFGFQNTLEAKLKTKSDTASVLTEKVRILDNFGLNGSYNLLAKEYALSNIGFNLASRVKDFDINMGGSFDPYLYVADPLFFDIGRRTPDYMFSQGAGLARLQGFNFSIGRRFSAGKPKPKENKNASEAQMNQINRNLDDYVDWNVPWNFSFSYQYSMNKTGLASPQNISGLSFQGDLSLSEKWKFSVTSGFDFKYKGLTYTNMSVHRDLHCWEMNFNWTPIASPFYGRASNYSFDLRVKSTLLQDLKLSRRRSFYDKGGF